The following proteins come from a genomic window of Corallococcus sp. NCRR:
- a CDS encoding AAA family ATPase → MMRRTDEESGQGEAPRDERAPDDLMPVLRVEYDTDVQEGQTAPVLRVRSSWPPREWEDAAPAPKVTEVKGRASAKPRTLTFRELDSAALKSTPPSHRVNRALPPRPAAQGEPGVAEDSAPSRDRESSRPAGADTAEANAVATGASTRAPIGGEALPGAGIAEATAALGRASIGEGAPRPADAGPARAPNNEALVTPGVGPFGAHVAPPAPDLVRVDDVADARPPEEAPARDVSASGDVTPAEREAMQAVVSSGRRREQWVAPTYLPEDLRDALVAERSQYRAQRLQDAREVGMAGPGVLGLVPVPAADPDWSGGSLLGFLGEELVFAGNIVHLDFESGRVFASSDSGEDLDRRVLSCERWCYRPYDFAEALCAAAAAYEDRVTDLSNALARAKGELLPSSPSPRDAELIPVDRLWRQPWGSIWGPPGTGKTTAVADLIARALRAYPHERILAVAPTNRAADELVMRVSALLERDPIPLRPLARSIFRGGTGASEALHKLPTVALEENKTSKLLNTIQERERELALERARGGAAPELARMQAELRGLRGRVKDPTLKEAEKGDSPLMVLTVHRALRLVSELEGEETFQRLVVDEAGMVTRAATALLAPLARQVTLAGDPKQIGPVSRAAEGAGKGTQTWLRASALSHLEDAVKDAERPDVLLLRTQHRMHPDIAKVVSHFCYGGALEDGDLVKDRAQKPPPVPAFPSRAMWLVLDGLSRDTRRLTHGRGETGSGYQRELSAELAVTLARQAVRLGLTVLCVTPYRAQAALLRKLGNAAGLRHDMFSASTIHRQQGTQYDVVMVDTVAGGRPFPPHTLVPILNVAASRAKEYLLVLASRAEARASPVPARFLSLLPRVRVHAGTPPKLELLATQPRPPPPPPPPLVPMGLGGEIAGGRDTGPLFTQEQVSLFERRFDDGHHLVRGVAGSGKTYVLAHWAARYLLENPRARVLVSFYNRSLAPLVDKLLMEALTVRAPEQVRALRAQVTVKHVGALRRLEPHTFDAVFVDEAQDMDAQGLAALHALVRPRVGEDGRESRCFQLFMDDSQNVYGQVPIDSLKEQLPEGLSFRGRTRVLKETFRATRDILDVAFNVVLDPLRQHRVTDPGMREYMKAGELARERLLWLPEETLEGLYRVQSTERGGVLPQVKDFASSTSEARWVAKEIARLVREEGVHPGDILVVAPVMPASFTDALRKAGVPAEAYGGKGGRDVTDFRVSGVDHVRATTVFSCKGHECPVVFFAGLEALDSIEAWMAGARQRNERENERIRRAMFYVGATRAMKRQYLTGVRGGRFLRVAASYVETLSGHRPAP, encoded by the coding sequence ATGATGCGCAGGACGGACGAGGAGTCGGGTCAGGGGGAGGCGCCGCGGGACGAGCGTGCTCCGGATGACCTCATGCCCGTGCTCCGCGTGGAGTACGACACCGACGTCCAGGAAGGCCAGACCGCGCCCGTGCTCCGGGTCCGCTCGTCATGGCCGCCGCGGGAGTGGGAGGACGCCGCGCCCGCGCCGAAGGTGACGGAAGTGAAGGGCAGGGCGTCCGCGAAGCCGAGGACGCTGACATTCAGGGAGCTGGACTCCGCGGCGCTGAAGTCCACGCCCCCCTCCCACCGCGTGAACCGCGCGCTTCCCCCGCGTCCCGCCGCCCAGGGGGAGCCTGGCGTGGCGGAGGACTCCGCGCCTTCGCGGGACCGCGAGTCGTCGCGACCGGCTGGAGCTGACACCGCCGAGGCGAACGCCGTCGCCACGGGCGCATCGACGAGAGCCCCCATCGGAGGGGAGGCTCTGCCTGGGGCTGGCATCGCCGAGGCGACTGCCGCGTTGGGGCGAGCTTCCATCGGGGAGGGTGCTCCGCGCCCTGCCGACGCTGGCCCAGCCCGCGCGCCGAACAACGAGGCGCTGGTAACGCCTGGAGTAGGGCCCTTCGGCGCGCACGTTGCTCCGCCCGCGCCGGACCTCGTCCGCGTGGACGACGTGGCGGACGCGCGTCCCCCGGAGGAAGCACCGGCCCGCGACGTGTCCGCCTCCGGCGACGTCACCCCCGCGGAGCGCGAGGCCATGCAGGCCGTCGTGTCCTCCGGGCGCCGCCGGGAACAGTGGGTGGCCCCCACGTACCTTCCGGAGGACCTGCGCGACGCGCTGGTGGCCGAGCGCAGCCAGTACCGCGCGCAGCGGCTCCAGGATGCACGCGAGGTGGGCATGGCCGGGCCCGGCGTGCTGGGCCTGGTGCCCGTTCCCGCCGCGGATCCGGACTGGTCCGGCGGCTCGCTGCTCGGCTTCCTGGGCGAGGAGCTGGTCTTCGCCGGGAACATCGTCCACCTGGACTTCGAGTCCGGCCGCGTCTTCGCCTCCTCCGACTCCGGAGAAGACCTGGACCGGCGCGTCCTCTCCTGCGAGCGCTGGTGCTACCGGCCCTACGACTTCGCGGAGGCCCTGTGCGCCGCCGCGGCCGCCTACGAGGACCGCGTCACCGACCTCTCCAACGCCCTGGCGCGAGCGAAGGGCGAGCTCCTCCCGTCCTCCCCGTCCCCCCGCGACGCGGAGCTCATCCCCGTGGACCGGCTGTGGCGCCAGCCGTGGGGCAGCATCTGGGGCCCTCCCGGCACCGGCAAGACCACCGCCGTCGCGGACCTCATCGCCCGCGCCCTGCGCGCCTACCCGCATGAGCGCATCCTCGCGGTGGCCCCCACCAACCGCGCCGCGGACGAGCTGGTGATGCGCGTCAGCGCCCTGCTGGAGCGCGACCCCATCCCCCTGCGCCCCCTGGCCCGCAGCATCTTCCGAGGCGGCACCGGCGCCAGCGAGGCCCTCCACAAGCTGCCCACCGTGGCGCTGGAGGAGAACAAGACGAGCAAGCTGCTCAACACCATCCAGGAGCGCGAACGCGAGCTCGCCCTGGAGCGGGCCCGGGGCGGCGCCGCGCCGGAGCTCGCCCGCATGCAGGCGGAGCTGCGCGGCCTGCGCGGCCGCGTGAAGGACCCCACGCTGAAGGAAGCGGAGAAGGGCGACAGCCCCCTCATGGTCCTCACCGTGCACCGCGCCCTGCGGCTGGTGTCGGAGCTGGAAGGCGAGGAGACCTTCCAGCGGCTCGTGGTGGACGAGGCCGGCATGGTGACGCGCGCGGCGACGGCGCTGCTGGCCCCGCTGGCCCGGCAGGTGACGCTCGCGGGAGACCCCAAGCAGATCGGCCCGGTGAGCCGCGCGGCGGAAGGGGCGGGGAAGGGCACCCAGACGTGGCTGCGCGCCAGCGCCCTGTCCCACCTGGAGGACGCGGTGAAGGACGCGGAGCGCCCGGACGTGCTGCTGCTGCGCACCCAGCACCGCATGCACCCGGACATCGCGAAGGTGGTGAGCCACTTCTGCTACGGCGGCGCGCTGGAGGACGGCGACCTCGTGAAGGACCGGGCCCAGAAGCCCCCGCCCGTGCCCGCCTTCCCGTCCCGCGCGATGTGGCTGGTGCTGGATGGCCTGAGCCGCGACACCCGCCGCCTCACGCACGGCCGGGGCGAGACGGGCTCCGGCTACCAGCGCGAGCTGTCCGCCGAGCTCGCCGTGACGCTGGCCCGCCAGGCCGTGCGCCTGGGCCTCACGGTGCTGTGCGTGACGCCCTACCGCGCGCAGGCGGCGCTGTTGCGCAAGCTGGGCAACGCGGCGGGCCTGCGCCACGACATGTTCAGCGCCTCCACCATCCACCGCCAGCAGGGCACCCAGTACGACGTGGTGATGGTGGACACCGTGGCCGGAGGCCGGCCCTTCCCGCCGCACACGCTGGTGCCCATCCTCAACGTCGCCGCCAGCCGCGCGAAGGAATACCTGCTGGTGCTCGCCTCGCGCGCGGAGGCCCGCGCCTCGCCCGTGCCCGCGCGCTTCCTGTCGCTGCTCCCCCGCGTGCGCGTCCACGCCGGCACGCCGCCGAAGCTGGAGCTGCTCGCCACCCAGCCGCGTCCCCCGCCTCCGCCCCCGCCGCCGCTGGTGCCCATGGGCCTGGGCGGCGAGATCGCGGGCGGCAGGGACACGGGGCCGCTCTTCACCCAGGAGCAGGTGTCCCTCTTCGAGCGCCGCTTCGACGACGGCCACCACCTGGTGCGCGGCGTGGCCGGCAGCGGCAAGACGTACGTGCTGGCGCACTGGGCCGCGCGCTACCTGCTGGAGAACCCGCGCGCCCGGGTGCTGGTGTCCTTCTACAACCGCTCGCTCGCGCCGCTCGTGGACAAGCTGCTCATGGAGGCGCTCACCGTGCGCGCCCCGGAGCAGGTGCGCGCGCTCAGGGCCCAGGTGACGGTGAAGCACGTGGGCGCGCTGCGGCGCCTGGAGCCGCACACCTTCGACGCCGTCTTCGTGGACGAGGCGCAGGACATGGACGCCCAGGGCCTGGCCGCCCTGCACGCGCTGGTGCGCCCCCGCGTGGGCGAGGACGGCCGCGAGTCCCGCTGCTTCCAGTTGTTCATGGACGACTCGCAGAACGTCTACGGCCAGGTGCCCATCGACAGCCTGAAGGAGCAGCTCCCCGAAGGGCTCTCCTTCCGGGGCCGCACCCGCGTGCTCAAGGAGACCTTCCGCGCCACGCGCGACATCCTCGACGTGGCCTTCAACGTCGTGCTGGACCCGCTGCGCCAGCACCGCGTCACCGACCCCGGCATGCGCGAGTACATGAAGGCCGGAGAGCTGGCCCGCGAGCGGCTCCTGTGGTTGCCGGAGGAGACGCTGGAGGGGCTCTACCGCGTGCAGTCCACCGAGCGCGGCGGCGTGCTGCCCCAGGTGAAGGACTTCGCCTCCAGCACCAGCGAGGCGCGCTGGGTGGCCAAGGAGATTGCCCGGCTGGTGCGCGAGGAGGGCGTCCACCCGGGCGACATCCTGGTGGTGGCGCCGGTGATGCCCGCGTCGTTCACGGACGCGCTGCGCAAGGCGGGCGTGCCCGCGGAGGCCTACGGCGGCAAGGGCGGACGGGACGTGACGGACTTCCGGGTGAGCGGCGTGGACCACGTGCGCGCCACCACGGTGTTCTCCTGCAAGGGCCACGAGTGCCCCGTCGTCTTCTTCGCGGGACTGGAGGCCCTGGACTCCATCGAGGCGTGGATGGCGGGCGCCCGCCAGCGCAACGAGCGCGAGAACGAACGCATCCGCCGCGCGATGTTCTACGTGGGGGCCACCCGCGCGATGAAGCGCCAGTACCTCACCGGCGTGCGGGGGGGCCGCTTCCTCCGGGTGGCCGCGTCCTACGTGGAGACGCTGTCCGGCCACCGCCCGGCGCCCTGA
- a CDS encoding alpha/beta fold hydrolase produces MRRTVELTDMAGNDEGPRVLLLPGLGARGSGFRELALRLTDVARPVMVEYPEGEHAACGARALAEQVLRVTGTVDAVVASSFGGMVAAHLAAGGATRGVAFLGAFTRTEHVGPRGRLIAMMGPIAVLGRPGRVAASLAAWRPVASHQVADVVPTTALERLTALRRAFSIHAEPPPPDLRPLNVSCLCIQGDRDVLVPPSSLERLAASLPEGTPRHLLRGAGHVPYFSHPEACARLLTPWLQALAPAGLAALSARGLTPDLGSVA; encoded by the coding sequence ATGCGGCGCACGGTGGAGCTGACGGACATGGCAGGGAATGACGAGGGGCCTCGTGTCCTCTTGTTGCCCGGGCTGGGCGCGCGTGGATCAGGCTTTCGTGAGCTCGCCCTGCGGCTGACGGACGTGGCGCGCCCCGTCATGGTCGAGTACCCGGAAGGCGAGCACGCCGCGTGCGGCGCGAGGGCGCTGGCGGAGCAGGTGCTGCGCGTCACGGGGACCGTGGACGCGGTGGTGGCCAGCTCCTTTGGCGGCATGGTGGCGGCGCACCTGGCCGCGGGCGGCGCGACGCGCGGCGTCGCATTCCTGGGGGCCTTCACCCGAACCGAGCACGTGGGGCCTCGCGGAAGGCTCATCGCGATGATGGGACCCATCGCGGTGCTGGGGCGCCCCGGACGCGTCGCGGCGTCGCTGGCGGCGTGGCGGCCGGTGGCCTCGCATCAGGTTGCGGACGTGGTGCCCACCACGGCGCTGGAGCGGCTGACGGCGCTGCGGCGCGCGTTCTCCATCCACGCGGAGCCGCCTCCGCCGGACCTGCGCCCGCTGAACGTGTCGTGTCTGTGCATCCAGGGGGACCGCGACGTGCTGGTGCCGCCGTCCTCGCTGGAGCGGCTGGCCGCGTCGCTGCCGGAGGGCACGCCCCGGCACCTGCTGCGCGGCGCGGGACACGTGCCCTATTTCTCGCACCCGGAAGCGTGCGCGCGGCTGCTCACGCCGTGGCTCCAGGCGCTCGCGCCCGCGGGACTCGCGGCGCTGTCGGCCCGGGGACTGACGCCGGACCTGGGCTCCGTGGCTTGA
- a CDS encoding SGNH/GDSL hydrolase family protein codes for MRCERRAKSSTGLARPDFFDWLEVGQQEVQQHQPDVVVVILGGNDGQALHTRQGRATVAWGKPDWQGEYRQRLTDFVTAISAPGRKIVWLELPATGRQRFEQKLTVIRDLQREVIAGRGDAVHLDTRPYFTDARGKALKQARVEGFRKPMRLRMTDGVHFTVAGGRYFANKVYPEVLGVLGLEHAAPEEQHTSRPAAAPVKPAMQALAPVAPEAPMKP; via the coding sequence ATCCGCTGCGAGCGCCGCGCGAAGTCGTCCACGGGCCTCGCGCGCCCGGACTTCTTCGACTGGCTGGAGGTGGGCCAGCAGGAGGTCCAGCAGCACCAGCCGGACGTGGTGGTGGTCATCCTGGGCGGCAACGACGGGCAGGCCCTGCACACGCGGCAGGGGCGCGCCACCGTCGCCTGGGGCAAGCCGGACTGGCAGGGTGAATACCGCCAGCGGCTGACGGACTTCGTCACGGCCATCTCCGCGCCGGGCCGCAAGATTGTGTGGCTGGAGCTGCCCGCCACGGGCCGCCAGCGCTTCGAGCAGAAGCTCACGGTCATCCGCGACCTGCAGCGGGAGGTCATCGCCGGGCGCGGGGACGCGGTGCACCTGGACACGCGGCCCTACTTCACCGACGCGCGCGGCAAGGCGCTGAAGCAGGCCCGCGTGGAGGGCTTCCGCAAGCCCATGCGCCTGCGCATGACGGACGGCGTGCACTTCACCGTGGCCGGCGGACGCTACTTCGCGAACAAGGTGTACCCGGAGGTGCTGGGCGTACTGGGCCTGGAGCACGCGGCGCCCGAGGAGCAGCACACCTCGCGCCCCGCCGCCGCGCCGGTGAAGCCGGCGATGCAGGCCCTGGCCCCGGTGGCCCCGGAAGCCCCCATGAAGCCGTAG
- a CDS encoding general secretion pathway protein GspE yields the protein MEIGTRRPLGEILLELGVVDKGQLRLGLVHHHEVHVPLGRALVSEGVCTEADVLRGLAIQFDVEAVDLDRHPLDRALTTLVPARIARQYGVVPLRLETREDKEVLHLAVPAPLSLDAVDDVRAVSGKARVEPHLASDSALSRALSALYGIRETAGAAQESRRPTVPSPPLMLYGWPPVTAVLISRTLARSGIPSRVATPLEVLHTRDTDVVLAPLQAMEGLLAGEVHIEGALIVHGTSDDEGFERARKLEARGFLANPRDEELLLRAVRRLRPDASGESSWPRHS from the coding sequence ATGGAAATCGGAACCAGACGCCCGTTGGGGGAGATCCTCCTGGAGCTGGGAGTGGTCGACAAAGGCCAGCTCCGCTTGGGGCTGGTGCACCACCACGAGGTCCATGTCCCCCTGGGCCGCGCCCTGGTGAGCGAGGGAGTGTGCACGGAGGCGGACGTCCTGCGCGGGCTCGCCATCCAGTTCGACGTGGAAGCCGTGGACCTGGACCGGCATCCGCTCGACCGCGCGCTGACGACCCTGGTGCCCGCGCGCATCGCCCGGCAGTACGGCGTGGTGCCGCTGCGGCTGGAGACGCGCGAGGACAAGGAGGTCCTGCACCTGGCCGTGCCGGCGCCGCTGTCCCTGGACGCGGTGGATGACGTGCGGGCCGTGTCCGGCAAGGCGCGCGTGGAGCCGCACCTGGCCTCCGACAGCGCCCTGTCCCGCGCGCTCAGCGCCCTCTATGGCATCCGGGAGACGGCCGGGGCCGCGCAGGAGTCGCGCCGTCCCACCGTGCCCAGCCCGCCGCTGATGCTCTACGGCTGGCCACCCGTCACCGCGGTGCTCATCTCCCGCACGCTGGCGCGCAGCGGCATCCCGTCGCGCGTGGCCACGCCGCTGGAGGTGCTGCACACGCGGGACACCGACGTGGTGCTCGCCCCCCTCCAGGCCATGGAGGGGCTGCTCGCGGGAGAGGTCCACATCGAGGGCGCGCTCATCGTCCACGGGACGTCGGACGACGAGGGCTTCGAGCGGGCGCGCAAGCTGGAGGCGCGCGGCTTCCTGGCCAACCCGCGCGACGAGGAGCTGCTCCTGCGCGCCGTGCGCAGGCTGCGTCCCGACGCGAGCGGCGAGAGTTCCTGGCCGCGACACTCCTGA
- a CDS encoding arsenate reductase family protein: MSDDILVLAYAGCDTCRKALKWLEARGVAHRVRPIVDEPPTVAELRQWISKSGVSVRKWLNTSGQSYRALGKAKVDAASDAELVEWLAKDGKLVKRPVLVTKDAVAVGFKPETYEALFPLHAS; the protein is encoded by the coding sequence ATGTCCGACGACATCCTCGTGCTGGCGTACGCCGGCTGTGACACCTGTAGAAAGGCGCTGAAGTGGCTGGAGGCGCGGGGCGTGGCCCACCGCGTGCGCCCCATCGTGGACGAGCCGCCCACCGTGGCGGAGCTGCGCCAGTGGATTTCGAAGAGCGGCGTGTCCGTGCGCAAGTGGCTCAACACCAGCGGCCAGAGCTACCGCGCGCTGGGCAAGGCGAAGGTGGACGCGGCCTCGGACGCGGAGCTGGTGGAGTGGCTGGCGAAGGACGGGAAGCTGGTGAAGCGGCCCGTGCTCGTCACGAAGGACGCCGTCGCGGTGGGCTTCAAGCCGGAGACCTACGAGGCGCTCTTTCCTCTTCACGCGTCTTGA
- a CDS encoding lysylphosphatidylglycerol synthase transmembrane domain-containing protein: MEGTRAEPIPTLDEPLDVPAKRRRGWWIPGVLVLVALLAFIFSRHNEERQFLELLRQARPAWLLVAAACQVGTYLCVAGIWWMVLHRSRIKTPLWSLARLSLMKLAFDQVIPTGGVGGSLLVGRGLRREGASPGTAAGAVLLTVLCFYVAQALGVGVSLYFLWRRSELSDWIQWLVTGFGVVALIIPLGILWATRHREWKPGRFARRIPSLGTLLKAIAEVPPGMLLNPGLLARGVLLQLGVYVLDAATLGAMLQALGQQVPLSTVFVSFMVASMAETVSIIPGGVGTYEAASVGMLNLFGVPVEAALAGTLLLRGFTLWLPLLPGLYLLRHTFRRRPAPGGQAG; the protein is encoded by the coding sequence ATGGAGGGCACTCGCGCCGAACCCATCCCCACCCTGGATGAGCCGCTGGACGTACCAGCGAAGCGCCGTCGGGGCTGGTGGATTCCCGGGGTGCTGGTGCTCGTGGCGCTCCTGGCGTTCATCTTCTCGCGGCACAACGAGGAGCGGCAGTTCCTGGAGCTCCTGCGGCAGGCCCGGCCCGCGTGGCTGCTGGTGGCCGCCGCGTGCCAGGTGGGCACCTACCTGTGCGTGGCGGGCATCTGGTGGATGGTCCTGCACCGCTCGCGCATCAAGACGCCGCTCTGGTCGCTGGCGCGGCTGTCCTTGATGAAGCTCGCGTTCGACCAGGTGATTCCCACCGGCGGCGTGGGCGGGTCGCTGCTCGTGGGACGCGGCCTTCGCCGCGAGGGCGCGAGCCCCGGCACCGCCGCGGGGGCGGTGCTGCTCACGGTGCTGTGCTTCTACGTCGCGCAGGCGCTGGGCGTGGGCGTGAGCCTCTACTTCCTCTGGCGCAGGTCAGAGCTGAGCGATTGGATCCAATGGCTCGTCACCGGCTTCGGCGTGGTGGCGTTGATCATCCCGCTGGGCATCCTCTGGGCCACGCGGCACCGCGAGTGGAAGCCGGGCCGCTTCGCCCGGCGCATCCCGTCCCTGGGCACCCTGCTCAAGGCCATCGCGGAGGTGCCGCCCGGCATGCTGCTCAACCCCGGCCTGCTCGCGCGCGGCGTCCTGCTGCAACTGGGCGTCTACGTGCTGGACGCGGCCACGCTGGGCGCCATGCTCCAGGCCCTGGGACAGCAGGTCCCCCTGAGCACCGTGTTCGTCAGCTTCATGGTGGCCTCCATGGCGGAGACGGTGTCCATCATCCCCGGCGGCGTGGGCACCTACGAGGCCGCGTCCGTGGGCATGCTCAACCTCTTCGGCGTCCCGGTGGAGGCGGCGCTCGCGGGCACGCTGCTCCTGCGCGGCTTCACGCTCTGGCTGCCACTGCTCCCCGGCCTGTACCTCTTGCGCCACACCTTCCGCCGCCGCCCCGCGCCCGGTGGGCAGGCAGGCTGA
- a CDS encoding SET domain-containing protein-lysine N-methyltransferase encodes MNLGPALFLHPGVKVRPCEWGMGVFTDAFIAAGDVIEECHYLKVPQRQCRGEPLDDYVFEIRWHRHEAPREGDWVALVMGYGMIYNHASDPNASYSRAEDRDVFRYHALRDIHPGEQIFISYGAHWWKARGEEVPP; translated from the coding sequence ATGAACCTGGGCCCGGCGCTGTTCCTCCACCCCGGCGTGAAGGTCCGGCCGTGTGAGTGGGGCATGGGCGTCTTCACCGACGCCTTCATCGCCGCGGGCGATGTCATCGAGGAGTGCCACTACCTCAAGGTCCCGCAGCGCCAGTGCCGGGGCGAACCACTCGACGACTATGTTTTCGAGATCCGCTGGCACCGCCACGAGGCGCCCCGCGAGGGGGACTGGGTCGCGCTCGTGATGGGCTACGGCATGATCTACAATCACGCCAGCGACCCCAACGCGTCCTACAGTCGAGCGGAGGATCGCGATGTGTTCCGTTATCACGCACTGCGGGACATCCACCCTGGTGAGCAGATCTTCATCAGCTACGGAGCGCACTGGTGGAAGGCGCGGGGTGAGGAAGTTCCTCCCTGA
- a CDS encoding DUF1592 domain-containing protein, producing MPLRRFYLSSALVLSASACTGNIGGQDAEPESAAAPARVRRLTRDEYNKSASAVLGTEVDIAQGFAAEDTILGFSTHERLQVTSLLADQLDTAAVTLAEQGRSQLSDLYACPKGKTQDECARAFIQRVGERAFRRPVTAEEEADLLALFNEGMKGGTMGTGAELVLQALFSSSSFLYRTELGPEGGRKGQVVELTAYELASELSFMVTGGPPDATLLASAKAGTLSSPDEREAQARRLLKTEAAQKKLRQFFVEWLGLGGLAKVNKNNLVYPDFSVDFRDSMVRERDAFVDFIVKEHSGSVQELLSANYSFVDETLANFYGELERTNVDDDTGLGRVTLPPERLGILTQAGVMSTYAHFDSSSPIKRGKFVLTRLLCRTVPAPPANVSTIPPALSENATTRERFAAHTNNPACASCHKTIDPMGFGMEDFDGLGQHRTEENDKRVDASGAVIARDGTTNLGSFTGGAQLARYLTTSEELANCVPLQFMRYAMGRDEHASDAELLAAMRTGPYRTDRLKISEAMISLVRSSSFTQRRLPTR from the coding sequence ATGCCATTGCGTCGTTTCTACCTATCCTCCGCTCTCGTGCTGTCCGCCTCCGCCTGCACCGGCAACATCGGTGGGCAGGACGCGGAGCCTGAAAGCGCGGCGGCACCCGCGCGGGTGCGCCGGCTGACGCGCGACGAGTACAACAAGTCCGCCTCCGCGGTGCTGGGCACCGAGGTCGACATCGCCCAGGGCTTCGCCGCCGAGGACACCATCCTCGGCTTCTCCACTCACGAGCGGCTCCAGGTGACGTCGCTCCTGGCGGACCAACTCGACACCGCCGCGGTGACGCTGGCGGAGCAGGGCAGGTCACAGCTGAGTGACCTCTACGCGTGCCCCAAGGGCAAGACGCAGGACGAGTGCGCGCGCGCCTTCATCCAGCGCGTGGGTGAGCGCGCCTTCCGCCGGCCGGTGACGGCGGAGGAGGAGGCGGACCTGCTGGCCCTCTTCAATGAAGGCATGAAGGGCGGCACCATGGGGACGGGCGCGGAGCTGGTGCTCCAGGCGCTCTTCTCCTCGTCGTCCTTCCTGTACCGCACGGAGCTGGGGCCGGAGGGCGGCCGCAAGGGCCAGGTGGTGGAGCTGACCGCCTACGAGCTCGCCTCCGAGCTGTCCTTCATGGTGACCGGTGGACCTCCGGACGCCACGCTGCTCGCGTCCGCCAAGGCCGGCACGCTGTCCTCGCCCGACGAGCGCGAGGCCCAGGCGCGCCGCCTGCTCAAGACGGAGGCCGCGCAGAAGAAGCTGCGCCAGTTCTTCGTGGAGTGGCTGGGGCTGGGCGGCCTGGCCAAGGTCAACAAGAACAACCTGGTGTACCCGGACTTCAGCGTGGACTTCCGCGACTCCATGGTCCGCGAGCGCGACGCCTTCGTCGACTTCATCGTGAAGGAGCACTCGGGCTCCGTGCAGGAGCTCTTGAGCGCCAACTACTCGTTCGTGGACGAGACGCTGGCGAACTTCTACGGCGAGCTGGAGCGCACCAACGTGGATGACGACACGGGCCTGGGCCGGGTGACGCTGCCGCCGGAGCGCCTGGGCATCCTCACGCAGGCGGGCGTGATGTCCACGTACGCCCACTTCGACTCGTCCTCGCCCATCAAGCGCGGCAAGTTCGTGCTCACGCGCCTCTTGTGCCGCACGGTGCCCGCGCCGCCGGCCAACGTGTCCACCATTCCCCCGGCCCTGTCGGAGAACGCCACCACCCGCGAGCGCTTCGCGGCGCACACCAACAACCCCGCGTGCGCCAGCTGCCACAAGACCATCGACCCCATGGGCTTCGGCATGGAGGACTTCGATGGCCTGGGCCAGCACCGCACGGAGGAGAACGACAAGAGGGTGGACGCCAGCGGCGCGGTGATTGCCAGGGACGGCACCACCAACCTGGGCAGCTTCACCGGCGGCGCGCAGTTGGCGCGCTACCTGACGACGAGCGAGGAGCTGGCCAACTGCGTGCCCTTGCAGTTCATGCGCTACGCCATGGGGCGTGACGAGCACGCCTCGGACGCGGAGCTGCTCGCCGCCATGCGCACGGGCCCCTACCGCACGGACCGCCTGAAGATCTCCGAAGCGATGATCAGCCTGGTGCGTTCGTCTTCCTTCACCCAGCGGCGTCTGCCCACCCGTTGA